The following are from one region of the Geoalkalibacter subterraneus genome:
- the rplA gene encoding 50S ribosomal protein L1 yields MAIGKKQKEAKAKVDRTQVYSLEDAVGLVKDSAWAKFDETVDVVVKLGVDPRKADQMVRGAVVLPNGLGKDIRVLVFAKGEKAQEAQDAGADFVGSDDLVARIQEGWFDFDTAIATPDMMGTVGKIGRLLGPRGLMPNPKVGTVTMDVGRAVNEAKSGKVEYRVEKAGIIHAPVGKVSFDAQKLQENIVSLVDALIKAKPSTSKGTYLRKICLSSTMGPGINIDVPAIQALVK; encoded by the coding sequence ATGGCAATTGGAAAGAAGCAAAAGGAAGCTAAAGCCAAGGTCGATCGGACTCAGGTCTATTCATTGGAAGACGCCGTCGGTCTGGTCAAGGACTCGGCTTGGGCTAAATTCGATGAGACGGTCGATGTCGTGGTAAAGCTCGGAGTCGATCCTCGCAAGGCGGACCAGATGGTCCGTGGTGCCGTGGTTCTGCCGAACGGCCTTGGCAAGGACATAAGAGTTCTTGTCTTCGCTAAAGGGGAAAAGGCCCAGGAAGCCCAGGATGCCGGCGCAGACTTTGTTGGATCTGATGACCTGGTTGCCCGCATTCAGGAGGGTTGGTTTGATTTCGACACGGCCATCGCCACTCCGGATATGATGGGAACCGTCGGTAAGATCGGCCGCCTGCTCGGACCTCGTGGGTTGATGCCTAACCCCAAGGTCGGCACGGTGACCATGGATGTCGGTCGCGCCGTAAACGAGGCAAAGTCCGGCAAGGTCGAGTACCGGGTTGAAAAGGCCGGTATCATCCACGCGCCGGTCGGCAAAGTCTCCTTTGACGCGCAAAAGCTGCAAGAAAATATCGTGTCGCTGGTTGACGCTTTGATCAAAGCCAAGCCTTCAACCTCCAAGGGAACCTATTTGCGCAAGATCTGCCTATCCAGTACGATGGGGCCCGGCATCAACATTGATGTGCCGGCCATTCAGGCGCTGGTCAAGTAA
- the rplK gene encoding 50S ribosomal protein L11, with product MAKKVVGQIKLQIPAGKANPSPPVGPALGQHGVNIMEFCKAFNAKTQDLDGMITPVVITVYADRSFTFITKTPPAAVLLMKAAKLPKGSGVPNKNKVGKVTKDQVVEIAKIKMPDLNCFDLDAAVRTVEGTARSMGIEVA from the coding sequence ATGGCCAAAAAGGTTGTAGGTCAGATTAAATTGCAGATTCCTGCCGGTAAGGCTAACCCCTCACCGCCGGTTGGCCCCGCCCTCGGGCAGCATGGGGTCAACATCATGGAATTCTGTAAGGCGTTCAATGCTAAAACCCAGGATCTCGACGGGATGATTACACCAGTTGTGATCACCGTGTACGCGGATCGTTCGTTTACCTTTATCACCAAGACTCCTCCTGCGGCCGTACTTCTTATGAAGGCTGCCAAGCTGCCCAAGGGGTCTGGAGTTCCCAATAAGAACAAGGTGGGCAAGGTGACCAAAGACCAGGTGGTTGAGATCGCCAAGATCAAAATGCCTGACCTTAATTGTTTTGATCTTGATGCCGCTGTGCGCACCGTTGAAGGAACCGCGCGTAGCATGGGTATCGAAGTCGCCTGA
- the rpoB gene encoding DNA-directed RNA polymerase subunit beta produces the protein MAYSIANNQLLRKHFTEVQRIIDIPNLIEIQKNSYKRFLQTELPPSARQNIGLEAVFRSVFPIRDFSETCSLEYVSYGLGTPKYDVEECHQRGMTFAAPMKVKVRLVSWDVDKESGVQSIRDIKEQEVYFGEIPLMTENGTFIINGTERVIVSQLHRSPGVFFDHDKGKTHASGKILYSARVIPYRGSWLDFDFDHKDIIWVRIDRRRKLPATVLLKALGHTAEELLNYYYDVEEIVRDENGYKKRVNLELLAGQRADRDVVDADGNVLVRENRKFTRAGIRKISDAGLEFIPLSEESVIGKIASTDIVDTSTGEVVVECNDELTSAKLEELHERGISQFKVLFIDNLYVGSYLRETLLADKIATAEDAMIEIFRRLRPGDPPTLKSATALFDSLFFNPERYDLSVVGRLKLNYKLGLDTPLEHTTLTKEDILEVVRYLIDLRNGKGAIDDIDHLGNRRVRTVGELLENQYRIGLVRMERAIKERMSLQDVDSLMPHDLVNSKPVSAVVKEFFGSSQLSQFMDQTNPLSEITHKRRLSALGPGGLTRERAGFEVRDVHPTHYGRVCPIETPEGPNIGLIASLSTYARINEYGFVETPYRIVKDGQVTHEIRYFSALEEEGHAIAQANAPLDENDRFVNELVTARKNGEFVMTNREEIELMDVSPKQLVSVAASLIPFLENDDANRALMGSNMQRQAVPLLRADAPLVGTGMERIVAHDSGAAVVARHNGVVESVDAARIVIKIDEDEVDESGTGVDIYNLIKFVRSNQNTCLNQKPIVKVGDRVKRGDIIGDGPSTEWGELALGQNVLVAFMPWEGYNFEDSILISEKLVKEDRYTSVHIEEFECVARDTKLGKEEITNDIPNLGEDALANLDESGIIRIGAEVGPGDIMVGKITPKGETQLSPEEKLLRAIFGEKAGDVRDTSLRVPPGVEGVVIGARVFSRKGADKDSRTEVIERSEIEKLLKDQEDEIRIIRNSSRGKLKSLLIGHTSAVTVTDDKGNVLLGKGVKITEDALTRIPVSRWSEISLAQADEAEEKLAEILRRLREREDLIRGVFADKIEKIKRGDDLPPGVIKMVKVYVAIKRKLQVGDKMAGRHGNKGVLSRVLPEEDMPYMADGTPVEIVLNPLGVPSRMNVGQILETHLGLAARTLGVQIEKAIADGLATTPMKEKLKAAYNDEDTSVFIDSLNDDEVVSLARRLSKGVPMASPVFEGVPEDKIKSELERCNLPKSGQVILHDGKTGEAFKEKVTVGIMYMLKLHHLVDDKIHARSIGPYSLVTQQPLGGKAQFGGQRLGEMEVWAMEAYGAAHALQEFLTVKSDDVAGRTRIYESIVKGKHTLEAGLPESFNVLIKELQSLCLDVELLEEDEE, from the coding sequence ATGGCTTATTCCATCGCGAATAACCAGCTTCTGAGGAAACATTTCACAGAGGTTCAGCGGATCATTGACATTCCTAACCTCATTGAGATTCAGAAAAATTCCTACAAGCGTTTCCTCCAGACGGAACTGCCTCCTTCGGCACGCCAGAATATCGGGCTTGAAGCCGTATTCCGCTCCGTCTTTCCGATTCGTGATTTCAGCGAGACCTGTTCGCTTGAGTATGTTTCCTACGGGCTCGGAACGCCCAAGTATGATGTTGAAGAATGCCATCAGCGAGGCATGACCTTCGCTGCGCCCATGAAGGTCAAGGTCCGCCTTGTGTCCTGGGATGTCGATAAGGAATCCGGCGTTCAGTCGATCCGTGACATCAAGGAGCAGGAGGTCTATTTCGGGGAAATTCCCCTGATGACCGAAAACGGCACGTTCATTATTAACGGGACTGAAAGAGTCATCGTCAGCCAGCTGCATCGCTCCCCCGGCGTGTTTTTCGACCATGACAAGGGTAAAACTCACGCCAGCGGCAAGATCCTCTACAGTGCGCGGGTTATCCCGTACCGGGGTTCCTGGCTTGATTTTGACTTTGACCATAAAGACATTATCTGGGTACGCATCGACCGTCGTCGCAAACTGCCGGCCACCGTGCTGCTTAAGGCTCTTGGCCACACAGCTGAAGAGCTGCTCAACTATTACTACGATGTCGAAGAAATTGTGCGTGATGAGAACGGCTATAAAAAACGCGTCAATCTTGAACTTCTCGCAGGGCAGCGCGCAGACCGTGATGTTGTTGATGCGGACGGTAATGTGCTGGTTCGGGAGAACCGTAAATTCACCCGCGCCGGCATTCGCAAAATTTCCGATGCCGGCCTTGAGTTTATTCCTCTCAGCGAAGAGAGCGTCATCGGTAAGATCGCCTCGACAGATATTGTCGATACCTCAACCGGTGAAGTCGTTGTCGAATGCAACGATGAACTGACGTCCGCGAAGCTTGAAGAGCTGCATGAGCGCGGCATCAGTCAATTTAAGGTTCTCTTTATCGATAATCTTTATGTCGGGTCTTATCTGCGGGAGACTCTGCTTGCCGACAAGATCGCGACGGCCGAAGATGCTATGATCGAAATCTTCCGGCGGTTGCGCCCCGGTGACCCACCGACCCTCAAGAGTGCGACGGCGCTGTTTGACAGCCTGTTTTTCAACCCTGAGCGCTACGATCTGTCGGTGGTCGGCCGCTTGAAGCTCAATTACAAGCTTGGCCTTGATACGCCTCTTGAACATACGACGCTGACCAAAGAAGATATTCTCGAGGTAGTTCGCTATCTGATCGATCTGCGCAACGGCAAGGGAGCGATCGATGATATCGACCATCTCGGCAATCGCCGGGTCCGTACAGTGGGCGAACTGCTCGAGAACCAGTATCGCATCGGGCTGGTCCGCATGGAGCGCGCGATCAAGGAACGCATGAGCCTGCAGGATGTCGACAGCCTCATGCCGCATGATCTTGTGAATTCCAAGCCGGTTTCGGCTGTCGTCAAGGAATTCTTCGGATCCTCGCAGCTCTCGCAGTTCATGGACCAGACAAACCCGCTGTCCGAGATTACTCATAAGCGACGGTTGTCTGCGCTGGGTCCCGGCGGCTTGACGCGTGAGCGCGCCGGTTTTGAAGTCCGAGACGTGCATCCGACCCATTACGGTCGTGTTTGCCCGATTGAGACCCCTGAGGGTCCCAACATCGGCCTGATTGCCTCTCTTTCGACTTATGCGCGTATCAATGAGTATGGTTTTGTGGAAACGCCCTACCGTATTGTCAAGGATGGGCAGGTCACTCACGAGATCCGCTACTTCAGTGCGTTGGAGGAGGAAGGTCACGCCATCGCTCAGGCCAATGCGCCGCTCGATGAAAATGACCGTTTTGTCAACGAGTTGGTGACTGCGCGGAAGAATGGCGAATTTGTCATGACTAACCGCGAAGAGATCGAGCTGATGGACGTTTCGCCCAAGCAGCTGGTTTCGGTCGCCGCATCGCTTATTCCGTTTCTGGAAAATGACGACGCCAACCGTGCTTTGATGGGCTCCAACATGCAGCGCCAGGCGGTGCCGCTGCTGCGTGCCGATGCCCCGCTTGTCGGCACCGGGATGGAGCGCATCGTGGCGCATGACTCCGGCGCCGCCGTTGTCGCCCGCCACAACGGTGTGGTGGAAAGTGTCGATGCCGCGCGCATCGTTATCAAGATCGACGAGGACGAGGTCGATGAAAGCGGTACCGGCGTCGATATCTACAACCTGATCAAGTTTGTCCGTTCCAACCAGAATACCTGCCTGAACCAGAAGCCGATCGTCAAAGTCGGCGACCGGGTCAAGCGGGGGGATATTATCGGTGACGGTCCGTCCACCGAGTGGGGTGAGCTGGCCCTGGGGCAGAACGTGCTTGTCGCTTTCATGCCGTGGGAAGGGTATAATTTCGAGGACTCGATCCTGATTTCCGAAAAACTGGTCAAGGAAGACCGCTACACTTCGGTGCATATCGAGGAGTTCGAGTGCGTTGCCCGTGACACCAAGCTCGGCAAGGAAGAGATTACCAACGATATCCCCAACCTGGGCGAAGATGCCCTGGCCAATCTCGACGAGAGCGGGATTATTCGTATCGGGGCTGAAGTTGGTCCCGGCGATATCATGGTCGGGAAAATCACTCCCAAGGGTGAAACGCAGTTGTCTCCTGAAGAGAAGCTGCTGCGTGCCATCTTCGGAGAAAAAGCCGGCGATGTACGTGACACCTCGCTGCGGGTTCCCCCGGGGGTTGAGGGTGTGGTGATCGGCGCCCGCGTTTTCTCCCGCAAAGGGGCGGACAAGGACAGCCGCACCGAAGTTATCGAACGCAGTGAAATCGAAAAGCTGCTCAAGGATCAGGAAGATGAGATTCGGATCATCCGCAATTCTTCTCGCGGCAAACTCAAGTCACTCCTGATCGGGCATACATCGGCGGTTACGGTCACCGACGACAAGGGCAATGTACTGCTGGGTAAAGGGGTTAAAATCACTGAAGATGCCCTGACCCGCATCCCAGTGTCGCGCTGGAGCGAGATCTCTCTTGCACAGGCCGATGAGGCCGAAGAGAAGCTGGCCGAGATCCTGCGGCGACTGCGTGAGCGTGAAGACCTCATCCGTGGGGTGTTTGCCGATAAGATCGAAAAAATCAAGCGCGGAGATGACCTTCCGCCCGGCGTCATCAAGATGGTAAAGGTTTACGTCGCCATCAAGCGCAAATTGCAGGTCGGCGACAAAATGGCCGGTCGCCATGGTAACAAGGGTGTTCTCTCCCGGGTTCTTCCCGAGGAGGACATGCCCTACATGGCCGATGGTACGCCGGTTGAAATCGTGCTCAATCCGCTGGGTGTCCCCTCGCGTATGAACGTCGGCCAGATTCTCGAGACGCATCTGGGGCTTGCAGCACGCACCCTGGGTGTGCAGATCGAGAAGGCGATCGCTGATGGACTCGCCACCACACCGATGAAGGAAAAGCTTAAAGCCGCTTACAATGATGAGGACACAAGCGTTTTTATCGATTCCCTCAACGACGATGAAGTCGTCTCCCTCGCGCGGCGCCTGTCCAAGGGTGTGCCGATGGCTTCGCCGGTTTTTGAAGGTGTTCCCGAGGACAAGATCAAGTCCGAACTTGAGCGATGCAACCTGCCGAAGTCCGGCCAGGTGATTCTCCATGACGGCAAGACAGGTGAAGCTTTCAAGGAGAAAGTCACCGTCGGCATCATGTATATGCTTAAGCTTCATCACCTGGTTGATGACAAGATCCATGCTCGTTCCATCGGTCCGTACAGCCTCGTAACCCAGCAGCCACTCGGGGGCAAGGCCCAGTTCGGCGGACAGCGACTCGGCGAGATGGAAGTCTGGGCGATGGAGGCTTACGGTGCGGCGCATGCCCTTCAGGAGTTCCTCACGGTCAAATCCGATGACGTGGCCGGACGCACTCGGATTTACGAATCCATTGTGAAGGGCAAGCACACTCTGGAGGCCGGACTGCCCGAGTCCTTCAACGTTCTGATCAAGGAACTGCAGTCTCTCTGCCTTGATGTTGAACTGCTTGAAGAGGACGAGGAGTAG
- the rplL gene encoding 50S ribosomal protein L7/L12, producing MADITKEQVVEFIENMSVLELAELVKELEDKFGVSAAAPVAVAAAPGAAAEAAEEKDEFDVVLTSAGDKKINVIKVVRAITGLGLKEAKDLVEGAPQPVKQAVAKAEAEDLKKQLEEAGAGVELK from the coding sequence ATGGCTGATATCACGAAAGAGCAGGTTGTTGAGTTTATCGAGAACATGAGCGTTCTTGAACTGGCCGAACTGGTCAAAGAGCTGGAAGACAAATTCGGTGTTTCCGCGGCTGCTCCTGTAGCTGTGGCCGCCGCACCGGGCGCTGCCGCCGAAGCGGCTGAAGAGAAGGACGAGTTTGACGTCGTCCTGACCTCTGCCGGCGACAAGAAGATCAACGTGATCAAGGTGGTTCGTGCCATCACCGGCCTCGGCCTCAAGGAGGCCAAGGACCTGGTAGAGGGTGCACCTCAGCCGGTCAAGCAGGCAGTGGCCAAGGCTGAAGCCGAAGATCTCAAGAAGCAGCTTGAAGAAGCCGGTGCCGGCGTCGAGCTCAAGTAG
- the rplJ gene encoding 50S ribosomal protein L10 encodes MNRTNKQDLVVELAAKLADAKAAFLADYRGINVEKVNQLRAELRQTGAEYRVVKNTLLRRAAKGTSLECLADDMVGPTALAFVLDDPVAPAKVLSKFAKANEKFELKVGALDGKKLTADDIKALAELPSREELLAKMLGSINAPVSNFVGVLAAVPRSLVQVLGAIQDKKAA; translated from the coding sequence TTGAACCGAACCAATAAGCAAGATCTGGTTGTCGAGCTCGCCGCAAAACTGGCTGATGCCAAGGCGGCTTTTCTCGCGGATTACCGCGGGATCAATGTTGAGAAGGTTAATCAGCTGCGAGCAGAGTTGCGTCAGACAGGTGCAGAGTACCGTGTTGTTAAAAACACCCTTCTGCGCCGTGCTGCCAAAGGGACCTCGCTCGAGTGTCTGGCGGACGACATGGTTGGGCCGACCGCGCTGGCGTTCGTCCTGGATGACCCTGTCGCGCCCGCCAAGGTTCTGAGTAAGTTTGCCAAGGCAAACGAAAAATTCGAACTTAAGGTCGGAGCTCTTGACGGCAAGAAGCTGACTGCTGACGACATCAAGGCACTCGCCGAGTTGCCCAGTCGCGAAGAGCTTCTCGCTAAAATGCTTGGCTCCATCAATGCACCGGTCAGCAACTTTGTCGGAGTGCTTGCCGCTGTGCCGCGCTCGCTGGTCCAGGTGCTTGGGGCGATTCAGGACAAGAAGGCGGCCTGA